The nucleotide sequence AGCAGATGGCCAGCAGTGGCGTTAGAGCTTCATGCGAAACTTCTCGAAACGCCATGTCAGGTTCGAATGGCTGTGCCCGCTCTTCAGGCAGTGTGATCGGCCAAGCTTTCACCCGCACTCGTACGTCGGCGATTGTCGGAAATTCGTTCCACTGGAGACGCATATTGAACAGCGCCGGTTGCCCGCCCGCTGAAACGATGATCCGCGGCCGTCCCTCGATTACCTCGCGCTTGAGCAAGCGGAATAGGTCGTCAAATTCTTGCCTCAATGGATCGGTCGGCATGGGAACCTCATCCATGCCGTAAATCTGGAGGAGATCGGAGAAGCCAGTCACACCCTTCTCTCCAGCCAGAAAGCGGTCAACGCCGACCTTGCTCTTCTTTCCCACCATTTCGACCATGAACTCGACGTTGCGCTCGAGTGCGTGATTAGTGGCATTGAAGGAGCCGCTGAAGACGCTGGCAGACCAGCCGCGATCGATCACAAAAAGCTTCGCATGCAAACCTTCCAAGACTTCATCGGGTTCCGGATTCCGGGGCTCTTCAATCGCTTCCTCGCTGAGCTGGGGTCGGAGGAAGTGGACACTTTTGCAGCCCTTCAGGGTATCCACGGGGATATCCTGAAGGCTTTCGGCCCGGGATACCAAGTGAGTCGCCCGGCCGCGCATTAGGAAGTCGCGAATCACTGAATCGGAAAGGAATGGCGATACGATCAGGCTTTGGTCGCGTTTTTCACCGAAGGGTGCGCTTCTCTTTCCAGACAGCCCCGAGGTCCAGAAGCGGCATTCGCTCGCATCGAATCCCTCCGGCCATTCGAAGCGAACCCGCAATAGTTCATCAGCCATGCGGTGCGCTGCTCTCCTGCGACCTGCAGCAAGCGGATGCACGCAGAGGTTGGGGAGCGCTTCGACGAACTCCGCCAGCGGCCGGTTGGCGGAGATGGCTCTGGTTCGATCGGTGAGTTCTCCGTCCAGCGCCACCACCGTATCCCAAGAGCGATCAAAGGTGAGATTTCGGCTTAAGCAGAGTACGCGGTACTTTACGGAATCATCCTCGTCCACGTAGCGGACCACCCAGACCTTTGGATGGAAGACTCCCCCCGGTTCCTCCGGCTGAACCTCGTGAATGCAGGGTTCAAGGAAGGTGACAAGAGGTGAGTATTTCGTGGGAAGTCTGATATTGCCCGCCTGACAAAAGACCGAGAAGCGGTCACCATTCAATCGAAGCGCCTCCAGCAAGGCCAGGGGATCCGACAATTCCTCGTCTTGCCTCTCCCAATCGAAGAACACGAAGGAGAGTGGCAGCATCAGCGCGCTCATCAGATCGAGCGAGAAGGTCGTTCCTATGGCCCGGTCAAACCGACAACCAGCGGGTGGGCGCAAAAGCTCCATGAGGTGGGAGCGTGAGTCTGGCCTAAGCATGGCTCGCCTCCAGTCCATTGAAGATATCCTTTAGAATCCGCCTGCTATTGACCCAGCGGAACTCCAGCTGCGCGGAGCCGGCCTCTCTATTCCACAACTCTCTTGCGCGCGGGTTATCAATCCGGGCAAGGCTCTTCTTCAACCGCCGTTCCCGCTCCCCAATGAGGGTGCGTGCGCTCTGCAGGGATGCCAGCTTGGCCGGCTGATGCTTCAGGACCAGATCCCACCAAGCATTGATGAAATCCCGTGCTCCAGGATGGATTCTCAGATTTCCGTGATGGGCCTGCTCCCAGAACAAGGTTCGATCCCATTCTTCGAAGGCAGCCATACGGGCCTGCACCTTTTGCGCCCATTCCTCCATCCGGTCTCGGTAGTCGTTGGTTCCCTCACTCCAATCCGACTGCTCTGCCAGGATAAGGTTATAGAGAAGGGCGGCACCGTGCATGATTTCCGAGAAGACCTGTGCATGGTTCACCAAGTTCCGGTTCGCCAGCGAGAAGGAAGCGAAATCCGGGTGCTCCCAGACAAAGTCCACCTTGTTCACCTGTCGCGGATTGGCTGCGAGTTCTGCGAGCAGAGATCCCGCGCAAGGATGGCTTAGGCGAATCCTTTCTCGAAGATACTCTGCTTCCGCCCGCGAAAGACGGAGTGAACAAGTTCCCGGGAAATCCTTTGGTGGCTCAATCAGTCCGCCATGCCAATTCGATGCGGCAAGGTCGTCATGCTCCTGGTCTCGTTCTTCACTGCGGCGACCATGGCGGAGGCGAAGCGAGTAATGGCGATCAAGACTTCGCTGATACTGGGCTAGCGAGCCGCGGAAGGTTCTGATGCCCCAAACGCCGAGGCCTTGCCAATAGACGCTGCTGGGAAGCCGCTTCAGGGCAGTCCGGGCATACTTGCCGATGTTGCCGTCCTTGTCTTCCGATCGTTCGATCGCCTCAATCAACTCCGTTTCAGCTTTGCGCCCGCGGGCGGCAATAGCTGCAGAACCAACCTTCTTTTCCTCCAGGTCATGGTAAGTCCAAGCCACCAAAAGGAAGTAGCGAGCACGGGTCATGATAGTGCTCGTCCCCGGGAAAAGCTGGTCTGCGAAGGAGTCGCGAACGGAGCCCAATCCCAGCTCGTCCCGGGTATCTCGCTCTTTGAAGAGATCGACGACTTCAAGCATCTTGCGCCGGTCTCGTTCGGAATAGTCGAGCCAAGTAAATAATGACATCGAGACCTTTCTTCTGAAAATTGACCGCGCCCAGCTCGAATGAGTAGGAGCGCGTGGTGGATTGATCTTCGGCTAGTATTCGGGTTCGGGCCTCGTGGGCATGAAGGAATTGGAAATCAAGGGAGAGCGAATTGCCAGCTTGATCCCCGCTGTATGAATGACGTCAATTCCGGGGCAATCTGGGACCGGAGCTTTTCACCGGTCGCATGTCACCTGCCTGACAATGCGTTCGAGGTTCTCTGGAAGCCGGATCGCATCGACCTTTGCCTCGGGCAGAATACTTTTGATCAGGTGTGCGGCGATCCCCGAAACAATGGAGTCCTTCAGCGAGGTCCCCGGTTCTTGCTGGTGAATCAAAAGGCGCACCAGCTCGAAGCGGATCTTGATCATGAGCAGCGAGCGCGGCGTGAAATGAGAGCCGGGCACCTGTGACAAGACGCGCCGCAGGGCACGCGCTTCCAAATTCCGTGCGGTCTTTATGTCCTCGCTGCCAGGCATGGGCGGAGATACGTGCGCTGGCGAGGGCATCGCATCGGCCTTCTCTTCCCCCATCCCCGGAACAATTGCCCGCGGAGTGTCCCCGACCATTTCTGATGATACCTCGCTTCGTCGCGGAATCTGAGCGAGCAGTTCCCGCGTCTCCTCCTTCACCTGCCGGAAAAGCTCCGCCTCATCTCGAGCGGAAGTCTCCAGTTCCTTCCCGTGCCTGTCCGCTCCTCGCACCTGAGCGAAGAGTTCCTGTGTGGTCTCCGCCACTTCCCGTGTGATTCCCGCCAGATTGCGCACGAGTTCTTCCGGATTCTTCGATGGCTCAGACGACCGCCCTGAATCCGGCTCATCCCGGGCCATCGTGCCGGGCTCGTGTGGTTCCTCTTCATCTTGAAGCGGAAAGAGAGAATCCAGCAATTGTTCCCGATGATCCTCCTGCAGCTCTGGCAGGGCGAACTCGCAAAGGAAGATCTTCTCTCGATGCGTCCGGCGGTACCACCTGCCTTCTTCTTTGCCCTTCGCAAGAGGGCTCGATCTTGCTCGGCGGTCGAGCGCTTCGTGAAGCAGGTCCAGATCCATCAGCATTGCCATCTGAAGTCGGCCGCTCATCGCCGGATCATCGACAAAGAGCCGCAGGCACTCGATCACCGCCAACATCTGCTTATCGTCGCAGCGGTCCAGATCATCCACGGTCAGGAGCAGGGTCTGGAAGCGCTCCAGTGGCCGGGATGCCACGCGGAGGTAGAGGAGAAAGATCAAGCTTAGCGTCACCACCACAGCATAGCCTGCCCATGGATGCGAGGGTTTTACCGCAGGAGGCATTACCGGCAAAAGCGAGGCCGGGATCTGCGCCGCGACTTGCTTCAGGGCTGAGAGGTCCACTTGCCGGATACGCAGCGCTAGATCGCGTGCCTGCTGCAGATGCATTGCCAGCTCGCGCGCACGTGCCTGCTGCTCTTCGAACGAGTGAATCAACGGTAGCACCGGGCTCCAATTCGCGGTGCCAGGCCACGGCGACGGCAAGAGCTGCGCTTCGGAATGGGGTGCCGGCAACTTCTCCGGAATTCTCCAGCGCTGTGGAGCGCCGTTGAAATCGATCGAGGGGAGGATTTCCAACATTGCTGCGCGCCTAGCCAGCTCTTCCTCCAATTGCCGCCGGTCATCGGCTTCCTTCTCGGTCTGGAGCCGTGCCTCCTGCTCAGCCTTAGTCCTAGCGTCCTCCGCTGACTTCGCCTGCTGGTAGGCTGCCATCTTCCCAGAGTGGGCTTTGTCGATGGACCAGCATGCCGCCACCGCACTCACGATGACCAGTAATCTAACAGCAAGGCGCATCCACGATCCCAACTTCCCGGGGCGGAAGTCCACCCAATCAAGATCCGGATCCGCCTTTTCGCTCGCAGGCGTGATCCACAGCTGGAGCAGGCGCTTCAGGTCGCGCCCCACCACGGCCTGCAGGCCCAGCTTGTCCGCATACTCCGGCACCTTCAGATAACCGCGGGTCACCACGTATCCGATCTTCCAAGCCCGGAAGAGGAAGCCGAGGATCAGCAGAGCCCCCACCCAACCCGCGATGCTCCAGATGTGATGCATCCACTCCCCAAGCGCCAGTCTCGCCACCACGAGCAACAGCACACCGGAAACCAGCGGCCACCACCCGCTCTCTAGCAGTCCACAGCGGAATGACAGCCGAAGTCGCTGCAGCCAACTATGATTCTCTGCCGCCTCACGGATCCGTTCGTAGAGATGCACCCATACCTCAGGCCGCGAGGGAAACCGCCACGCGCTGAAATCCACCACCGCATAGGAAGGATGCGGCTCCGGATGACCGTGGAAGAATACCGACACGCTGCCGGGCCTCTTCAACTCGGTTTCGTCCTTCTTGGTATCCCCCGTATCGTCACCCGTCTGGGAATTCAATTGTGCCGTCAGGCGGGGAATCTCTTTGTGGTCTTGCAAGAGCTCCGACACTTTCTTCATCAGTGTCGACTTGCCCCGGCCCCACTCGCCATACAGCGCGAAGATAAAATCGGTGGTTCTGGACTCCTGATCGGAGTTCTCCCGTGGCCGGCGGCCGGAGAGGAAGATCGTCGCGATGCTTTCCGCAGTCCTGTCGATGTCTAGGCACAGCGCGTTGTAGCGGGACGGGCCAAGACCTTTTCCCAATGCCACTGCCGTTGAATCCTTGTCGCAGCCCGCCGATTCGAGCACGCTCTGCCAAGGGGTGTCGTGATCTTCGTCTTGCGAGGAAAGGTGCTCGATGAGGATGTCGCCCGCCTTTTCGGGATCGAAACCCAGCCGCTTCAGTTCTTCATGAATCCTCCTTCCCGCGGGGCTGGAGTTCAGGCTCAGGAATGCCGCGAGCAGATGTCGCGCGGCGATCCAGCTCCCCTCCCTGCGGCACTTGCCGGCGATGCGCGCCGCTTCCCTCCACAGTATCACGGCGGTCTCGCCCGCCTCCACCCCGCTCGGTTGCGGGTAGTGAGGCACCATGCGCGCCACCTCCACGCTACGCAGCTCGTCGAGATCATCCGCAGTGAGACCCAACTGCTCCACATACGAGGCCGGAAGGGAAATCTCGATGTCGCCGCTCTTCACGAGCGGCTGCTCCGCAAGCCCCACCTCGATGAAAGCGATGTAGATCGATGACGCGGTGACCGTAGGGGATGACTTGGCCTCGTGAAGGCCCGCGCAATCCTCCCACGCGTTGTGACCGATCTTCCAACAGCAGGCGGAAGGAGTGAAGCCTTCTACGGATCGTAGAAAGTCCCTTACCCGAGCCGCATCTTCAGGGGTTAGTGTGAGATCCCGCGTCTCGACCGGCGAGATTCCGTCACGAGCTGCGCGGCGCATGCGAAAGAGGTGCTCCGGATCGAGCTTTTCTCGTTTCACGGGCTCCCGGCGGATGGCGAGGCCGGTCGGCGGGTTCGTGAGCAGCTCTCGCACGGCCTCGAATGTTTCAAGGCTCTCATTATTCCAGTCGATCCATGTGGCGAGTTCGCTCAGCACCTTCTGCCACTCCCCGGCTCGCTCCTGCGGGGCGATCTCCTGATAGACTACGTTTGCCAAAACCCAGAAAGCTTGGCCCGCATGGATGACATCTCCTCTGCGCAGGATCATCGACCCGGCTAGCAAATCGCTCTCTCCGGGCTCGAGCATCGCCGCCAGGAGATGGTGACCACGAATCAATCCTTGATCTCCCGCAACGACTTCGACCAATGCCTTGCAGCGTTCCGCCAGGTCGTGCAGCGATGGATCGATCTCTGACTCCATCGGTTCATCACGGGCAGGCGATGGCTCTCCTCCTCGGAAAAACTCCTCTGTGAGTAGTGCGTTGAAGTTTCTCCAGTCCGGCGTGACACCTGTAGATAGCAGGTTCCCGAAGACGTCATCCGGAGACTCCGAATCCGAACCAGCGGCCTTTTCGGCCGCATGGATCATGGCTGTGAGAAACAGAGCGCGCGGTGTGAGTTCTGCCCGGAAGCCTTTCATCGCTATCCGTGATTCCCGGAGTGATCGGGCGGCGGCGCGGTGCCGTTCACGTAGGAGATGAATGATGTCGACAAGTTCGCTGCTCCACGGGAAATCGAGGCCATCGCGGAAGAGTATTACCTCGGGA is from Luteolibacter flavescens and encodes:
- a CDS encoding phospholipase D family protein gives rise to the protein MLPLSFVFFDWERQDEELSDPLALLEALRLNGDRFSVFCQAGNIRLPTKYSPLVTFLEPCIHEVQPEEPGGVFHPKVWVVRYVDEDDSVKYRVLCLSRNLTFDRSWDTVVALDGELTDRTRAISANRPLAEFVEALPNLCVHPLAAGRRRAAHRMADELLRVRFEWPEGFDASECRFWTSGLSGKRSAPFGEKRDQSLIVSPFLSDSVIRDFLMRGRATHLVSRAESLQDIPVDTLKGCKSVHFLRPQLSEEAIEEPRNPEPDEVLEGLHAKLFVIDRGWSASVFSGSFNATNHALERNVEFMVEMVGKKSKVGVDRFLAGEKGVTGFSDLLQIYGMDEVPMPTDPLRQEFDDLFRLLKREVIEGRPRIIVSAGGQPALFNMRLQWNEFPTIADVRVRVKAWPITLPEERAQPFEPDMAFREVSHEALTPLLAICLQCEIAGKKRESSFVLNLPLEGAPADRQDRVVAALLQGKEQLLRYILFLLAAGDGDGDAAASGELATLLQGAGDAADLAITPPCLLETMLRALHRGPAQMERVASLLETLQRCGKSSDLVGPEFQSIWEPIWEVAKQSIAKK
- a CDS encoding DUF6361 family protein, giving the protein MSLFTWLDYSERDRRKMLEVVDLFKERDTRDELGLGSVRDSFADQLFPGTSTIMTRARYFLLVAWTYHDLEEKKVGSAAIAARGRKAETELIEAIERSEDKDGNIGKYARTALKRLPSSVYWQGLGVWGIRTFRGSLAQYQRSLDRHYSLRLRHGRRSEERDQEHDDLAASNWHGGLIEPPKDFPGTCSLRLSRAEAEYLRERIRLSHPCAGSLLAELAANPRQVNKVDFVWEHPDFASFSLANRNLVNHAQVFSEIMHGAALLYNLILAEQSDWSEGTNDYRDRMEEWAQKVQARMAAFEEWDRTLFWEQAHHGNLRIHPGARDFINAWWDLVLKHQPAKLASLQSARTLIGERERRLKKSLARIDNPRARELWNREAGSAQLEFRWVNSRRILKDIFNGLEASHA
- a CDS encoding P-loop NTPase fold protein gives rise to the protein MPSAFITYRRADDARNDRVQSLAKRLRKNGIEVFFDQFHEVESGETKIDWRAWTSEYINRADKILIIGSKDCFETFTETAEPDPERITIHAVDRIYEMKERAPHRFQDVRIVYSDPDELNYVTPWLESRRQYHENDDFAELVSWIKGTDVRTPKEPGMLTAAIGGDLIEREDYRIVVQDACDAARVRPVFTGRIRSGSSPDTREALDIVDDADIFIGVFVPRPRGEGPFREVDFERAMARKRAGALRDILVFHPEEISITGGRKDGFISPIRADVVSPAGKTDFLTWHFRSLGDLREIVTAALLHALSGGDEPLPRTPEVILFRDGLDFPWSSELVDIIHLLRERHRAAARSLRESRIAMKGFRAELTPRALFLTAMIHAAEKAAGSDSESPDDVFGNLLSTGVTPDWRNFNALLTEEFFRGGEPSPARDEPMESEIDPSLHDLAERCKALVEVVAGDQGLIRGHHLLAAMLEPGESDLLAGSMILRRGDVIHAGQAFWVLANVVYQEIAPQERAGEWQKVLSELATWIDWNNESLETFEAVRELLTNPPTGLAIRREPVKREKLDPEHLFRMRRAARDGISPVETRDLTLTPEDAARVRDFLRSVEGFTPSACCWKIGHNAWEDCAGLHEAKSSPTVTASSIYIAFIEVGLAEQPLVKSGDIEISLPASYVEQLGLTADDLDELRSVEVARMVPHYPQPSGVEAGETAVILWREAARIAGKCRREGSWIAARHLLAAFLSLNSSPAGRRIHEELKRLGFDPEKAGDILIEHLSSQDEDHDTPWQSVLESAGCDKDSTAVALGKGLGPSRYNALCLDIDRTAESIATIFLSGRRPRENSDQESRTTDFIFALYGEWGRGKSTLMKKVSELLQDHKEIPRLTAQLNSQTGDDTGDTKKDETELKRPGSVSVFFHGHPEPHPSYAVVDFSAWRFPSRPEVWVHLYERIREAAENHSWLQRLRLSFRCGLLESGWWPLVSGVLLLVVARLALGEWMHHIWSIAGWVGALLILGFLFRAWKIGYVVTRGYLKVPEYADKLGLQAVVGRDLKRLLQLWITPASEKADPDLDWVDFRPGKLGSWMRLAVRLLVIVSAVAACWSIDKAHSGKMAAYQQAKSAEDARTKAEQEARLQTEKEADDRRQLEEELARRAAMLEILPSIDFNGAPQRWRIPEKLPAPHSEAQLLPSPWPGTANWSPVLPLIHSFEEQQARARELAMHLQQARDLALRIRQVDLSALKQVAAQIPASLLPVMPPAVKPSHPWAGYAVVVTLSLIFLLYLRVASRPLERFQTLLLTVDDLDRCDDKQMLAVIECLRLFVDDPAMSGRLQMAMLMDLDLLHEALDRRARSSPLAKGKEEGRWYRRTHREKIFLCEFALPELQEDHREQLLDSLFPLQDEEEPHEPGTMARDEPDSGRSSEPSKNPEELVRNLAGITREVAETTQELFAQVRGADRHGKELETSARDEAELFRQVKEETRELLAQIPRRSEVSSEMVGDTPRAIVPGMGEEKADAMPSPAHVSPPMPGSEDIKTARNLEARALRRVLSQVPGSHFTPRSLLMIKIRFELVRLLIHQQEPGTSLKDSIVSGIAAHLIKSILPEAKVDAIRLPENLERIVRQVTCDR